A window from Candidatus Nitrospira neomarina encodes these proteins:
- a CDS encoding DUF433 domain-containing protein, translated as MNYQQHLIRDPQICGGELVIKGTRVTVRTILASLAEGATIDEILKDFPTVTEPAVRAVIAFAATSAEEDLPLPSVPSIS; from the coding sequence ATGAACTACCAACAGCACCTGATTCGTGATCCCCAAATCTGTGGGGGAGAGTTGGTGATCAAAGGCACACGAGTGACCGTGCGCACCATTCTCGCAAGTTTGGCCGAAGGCGCCACCATCGACGAAATCCTCAAGGACTTTCCGACGGTAACAGAACCCGCCGTGCGTGCCGTCATAGCCTTTGCGGCCACATCAGCAGAAGAGGACCTCCCGTTACCCAGCGTACCGAGTATTTCGTGA
- a CDS encoding DUF5615 family PIN-like protein: MKIKLDENLPVRLARTLQKLGHDTDTVSEEGLTGRSDLHIWEAAQEAERFLITQDLDFSDTRRFSPGSHYGILLVRLRDPGRNALLKRVQDIFQTEAVENWKHCLWSSPIESYGCGLPI, translated from the coding sequence GTGAAGATCAAACTCGATGAAAACCTCCCTGTCCGGCTGGCTCGTACCCTGCAGAAACTAGGACATGATACGGATACCGTTTCCGAAGAAGGCTTGACTGGACGGAGTGACCTTCACATATGGGAGGCCGCTCAAGAAGCAGAACGATTTCTGATCACACAAGATCTGGATTTTTCGGATACCCGTCGATTTTCCCCCGGCTCCCATTACGGGATTTTATTGGTTCGACTGCGTGACCCTGGACGAAACGCACTCCTGAAACGGGTGCAGGATATCTTTCAAACCGAGGCCGTGGAGAATTGGAAACACTGCTTGTGGTCGTCACCGATCGAAAGTTACGGGTGCGGTCTCCCAATATAA
- a CDS encoding addiction module protein: MKDILEIKQMSREEKLRIMEALWEDLSSEDQSLQSPAWHKSLLQETEQRVQAGQEKIHDWKEAKKELRKRFE, translated from the coding sequence ATGAAAGACATTCTAGAGATCAAACAGATGTCTCGCGAGGAAAAGCTCCGAATCATGGAAGCCCTTTGGGAAGACCTGTCAAGCGAAGACCAATCGCTTCAATCTCCTGCATGGCATAAATCGTTATTACAAGAAACAGAACAGAGGGTTCAAGCGGGACAGGAGAAAATTCATGACTGGAAGGAAGCAAAAAAGGAACTTCGGAAACGATTTGAATGA
- a CDS encoding DUF2254 domain-containing protein, with protein sequence MVDRLQFLLGRLGERLWVKPLIMVVLSVAAAFLASAADHTELGKIVPEISVDSIETLLKVISASMLVIATFSVASMVSAFASAGSTATPRTFPLVIADDVSQNALSTFIGAFIFGIVALIALKNGLYDKAGLFVLFSLTLVVFAIVIVIFVKWVDNIARLGRLGTTIDKVEKAAKHALQRRQCAPNLGGVPVGQTREKGQAIYSESIGYVHRIDVPALQTCAEKADARITVSALPGTFAAPGRALAYVTPSPSRLSEDDTKKIAKAFLIGQDRTFDEDPRFGLIVLSEIASRALSPAVNDPGTAIDIIGTLVRLFALWGKPCEEGDISPPKYDRVEVPEISLNDMFDDAFSAIARDGAGTVEVSMRLLKALESLTFAGDVTMRAVAKHHANLALGRAEAALTFPQDVQNVRILASFAQVG encoded by the coding sequence ATGGTAGATCGATTACAATTTTTATTAGGACGTCTCGGCGAGCGGCTATGGGTCAAACCACTCATTATGGTCGTGCTATCCGTAGCGGCCGCCTTTCTTGCCAGCGCGGCGGACCATACAGAACTTGGCAAAATTGTTCCGGAAATATCTGTAGATTCAATTGAGACGCTTTTAAAGGTTATTTCTGCCAGCATGTTGGTGATCGCCACCTTCTCTGTGGCTTCGATGGTCTCCGCCTTTGCCTCCGCCGGCAGTACAGCGACTCCACGGACCTTTCCTCTTGTAATAGCTGACGACGTTTCCCAAAACGCACTCTCGACTTTTATCGGCGCCTTTATCTTCGGCATTGTCGCACTCATTGCCCTCAAAAATGGCTTGTACGATAAAGCGGGGCTTTTCGTCTTATTTAGTCTGACGTTAGTCGTATTTGCCATCGTCATCGTGATATTTGTGAAATGGGTCGATAACATTGCCCGGCTTGGGCGCCTGGGGACCACCATCGATAAAGTTGAAAAAGCGGCGAAACACGCCTTGCAACGACGCCAGTGCGCTCCGAATTTAGGCGGAGTTCCTGTCGGCCAGACCCGGGAGAAGGGGCAGGCCATTTATTCAGAATCAATCGGGTATGTCCACCGTATTGATGTTCCCGCATTGCAGACATGTGCCGAAAAAGCCGATGCCCGTATCACCGTCTCGGCCTTACCGGGGACATTCGCTGCTCCGGGTAGGGCACTGGCCTATGTGACCCCGTCGCCCAGTCGTTTGTCAGAAGATGACACCAAGAAAATAGCCAAGGCATTTTTGATTGGCCAGGACAGGACATTCGACGAGGATCCACGATTTGGTCTGATCGTGTTATCTGAAATTGCCAGTCGGGCATTGTCCCCTGCCGTCAATGATCCCGGGACTGCCATCGACATTATTGGCACGCTGGTGCGGCTGTTTGCGCTTTGGGGAAAACCTTGTGAAGAGGGAGATATTTCCCCCCCAAAATATGACCGCGTGGAAGTGCCCGAAATATCCCTCAACGATATGTTTGATGACGCTTTTTCGGCAATTGCCCGTGACGGAGCCGGCACGGTTGAAGTTTCCATGCGCCTCCTGAAAGCCCTGGAGTCGTTGACCTTTGCTGGTGATGTCACAATGCGAGCCGTCGCAAAACATCATGCCAATTTGGCACTGGGAAGAGCTGAGGCTGCCCTGACGTTTCCACAAGATGTGCAAAATGTACGGATATTGGCCAGCTTCGCTCAAGTCGGTTAA
- a CDS encoding type II toxin-antitoxin system RelE/ParE family toxin, with protein MKIRILGSALEDLHSGRQFYENQAEGVGEYFFDAVFADIDSLALYAGIHQKFFGYHRLLARRFPYAIYYKMADPNTVIVQRVLDLRQHPQKIKTALT; from the coding sequence ATGAAGATCAGGATATTGGGCTCTGCCCTGGAGGACCTTCATTCAGGGCGGCAATTTTATGAAAACCAAGCAGAAGGAGTCGGCGAGTATTTCTTTGATGCCGTATTTGCAGACATCGACTCCTTGGCATTGTATGCTGGAATTCACCAGAAGTTTTTTGGATATCACCGCTTGTTGGCCAGAAGATTCCCATACGCCATTTATTACAAAATGGCTGATCCTAACACCGTAATCGTGCAAAGGGTTTTGGACCTGCGTCAACATCCCCAAAAGATTAAAACCGCCTTGACCTAA
- a CDS encoding type II toxin-antitoxin system PemK/MazF family toxin: MAIFIALAVTTVPQEEPAIPLIAMDIEDGNLPKPSWIRVDKVFTLSDQNIVKHIGKIKTACMEKVLKSLCSIVGYAK, translated from the coding sequence ATGGCGATTTTTATTGCCTTGGCCGTTACAACTGTCCCTCAAGAAGAACCTGCCATCCCATTAATTGCAATGGATATCGAAGATGGTAATCTGCCCAAACCCAGTTGGATACGAGTGGATAAGGTATTTACCCTCTCAGACCAAAACATCGTCAAGCATATCGGAAAGATCAAAACGGCATGCATGGAAAAGGTCCTAAAAAGTCTATGCAGTATTGTCGGTTATGCTAAATGA